DNA sequence from the Halichoerus grypus chromosome 8, mHalGry1.hap1.1, whole genome shotgun sequence genome:
TGAGATGATGCACTCTCCGCTCTCTGCCCACTGCCATCATCCTGGCTCAGGCCACCATCTTCCATCTGAGCGGCAGGTCTCCCCGCCTCTGCTCTGCTGGCCACGCGGCAGCCAGTGTGATCTTTTCTCCAAGCGCCAGTCCCTCGCTTCTGCCCACCTCCAGTTTCACCTCCTGCCACATCGCACATCAGAATATCATCTCCTCTCCTTTTACATTGTGGAATCCTCGGCGCCTGGCACAACAGGTGGAATGTGCCCGAGGGCTGAGGCTGCACGACGCTGCACATCCACCTATGGGCCATGGGGAGCAGCGTCCGCACCCGCTGGTGGGCAGCAGGAGCCGGCCGACACCTGGCCCTGTGCCCGCCTTGCGGCTCGCTGCAGTCCTTTGTTCCCAGGAGGAAAGAAGACCAGCGTAACACAGCCTTCCtccctggggtgtggggggctgtggTTGGGGGCCGTCCCTACAGGATTCAAGCCCAGCTCTCCATCCCAGTCCCCGGGCTACTTTCCAGGATGGGGGGTCATGCTCCCGCCGGCCGGGAGGGGTCGCCCTGGGGCCGGAGCGGAGACGCGGGCCTGCGGGGCCGCTCCCGCCCGCGTGCGCAGGCGCGGAGCGCTCTTCCGGCGCCGGTTCGCCTCCGCCCGGCTGCCCGGCGGGGATGCTGCGGCTGAGCGGCAGGCTGAGGCAGCTCCTGTCGAGACGCGGGGCCGGAGCCTCTGCCCGGCTCGCCTCAGGCGCCGAGATGCCCAAGAAAGCTGGTGCGACGAACAAGGCCAGTGGCAAGCCCcgtggcagggggagggtgggcgGCGCGCGGGAGAGGCGGGGCCCGCAGGCGGGGAAGCGCAGCCGAGACCCGGGGCTCCCGCGGCCTTCTGCCGCCCCCGCCTCCGTCCGGACGGCAGGGTGCCCGTAGCGCCAGCGCCCCCCGGCGTCGGAGGCTCGGTGCGCGCCGCGCGCCCTCGCCCTCCGTGCGCATCCTCTGCGCACCTGCCGCCGCGCTGCCCGGGGTCCTGGACGCGGAGGTGGGCGGCCGCTTCCGTCCCCGGAGCAGGCCTTCGGTGCGGCCGCCGTCGCTTCCTCTCCCCCAGCACACACGCTCCCAGCCCAGCTGCGCGCACACGTTTGTCGGCTCGTGCTGCCGGGGGTGCCAGGCTGAGTAAGAGGTGGCCCCTGCTCCCGGCACTGAGGTGGCTGGTCCCGAATTCCCGGCGCGGGAGACTGGCACTCGGTTGGGCTGATCGGAGGGCCTCGTGCGAGACTTGACTCGGAATACTTGGGAGACCTTTCCGGGTGGCCAGAGATTCCTGAGCGCCACGAGCTCGTCTTAAAGGTGCAAGGGAGCCGTGGCAGGCGCAGGCGTGCGGGGACGTGCCTCACAGCCTGGGACGTGGCCGTGCGGGCGTTGTTGTCGTTTTAGGGTAAGAACCAGAGCGAGGAGCCAGAGagaccccttcctcccccaggcgCTGTGGCGGTTGATCCTAAGGGCTGTGTCACCATAGCCATCCGGGCCAAACCCGGGTCCAAACAGAACGCTGTGACAGGTACATGCGGACGCTGAGCTGGGGGTCatgggcgggggcagggggtccCTCCGCCCTCCCTTCGCCTTGTTAGCTGCCAGTTGATCCCGTACGGGCGGTGTGGTTCTCGAATCTGCGATGACAGGCTTCCCCGGTTACTAGATTCTAATAATGTAAAGGGGTCAATCCAGTGTCGAAGTGAATACACGATATTTAAAGCATACCAAGTTCGAGGAAAAAGCCATTGTATattttctcccttaaaaataCGGTATTTTAGAAAGGACACGTGTATGTAGCCTAGAATTACTAGTCTGTCCTTATTTCAGAAGTGGAGACATTGGtcggagaaagaaagaagagacattttGGTTGAGTTTAATGAcccaaggaggaagagaaaacctGGAATCTGAGAGCTCTGGTCTTCAGCTCCTGTGCAAACttgttttaagttaaaacaatacaaaactgTTCTGGGCCCAGTTCTTTTTCTCTGTGGGATGGGATATTGGACTAAGAGGCTTTCAGGCGATTCCCTGGAGCCCAGAAGGTGCCTCAGGGCTCCCTTAGGTGGGcacggcggggtggggggcagcaggcagggcTCCTGAGTAACTGTTTGCATTTATTGTGAATGTTGGGAGTCCAGGGGAACTTGtatgggggcaggtgggggggcggTATTCTTGGTGggaaaaaagtttgagaaccattcaTCTGAAATACTGTGAAGGTCTTTTTCACCTCCAAAGctgtttattccttttctttttacacTTTGAAAACAAGACCTCAGAACTGGGGTGCTGGACGTGGTTTGTGCTAGTGGCCGAGTTAGCTTGGCTGTGTGTGGGCCGCACCCACCGTGGCCAGCATCTTCTGAGTAGTCGCTGTGGACAGTCCGCTCTCGGCACACCACGTGTCATCAAATCTGAGACGCCATCCACTAGAAGGTACACAAGTATTCTGTGTACCAGCAAGACAAAATCCATGTGAATACTTTCTTTGCCCTCTATTGTGAGGCACATCTGGATTTGAAAGGTACTAAAATGCGGACAAAGGCACACCTTAGAATCCCAGTCGGTGACAGGACAGGAGGTGGGTTGTTGTGCTACTTTGTGCTTGTGGATTCTGTGGCCACGTCATTCACACGGGCAAGGTGTAAGTGTGTGAAAATGCCTGCGTAACCCCAGGTGGGGACCAGCTTAAGCTCACTTGCaaactcctttgagtaaatatttCTCACTCCGAATAACTGTGGAGGACTAGGGGCAGGTGCACTTTATAAAGGCTGTATTGACCGGGGAGGCAGGAGCACTCTTCAAAAGCAATGTTCTTTGTCCCAGGATGTCAAAGCACGCATTCAAATTAACTTTGACTTACAACATAGCTTTATAGCCATGTGCCCTTGGGCACATCTGgatttgtttcctcatttgtcaacTGGAGATCATAATGGCATTAATATCTTCTTCATAAAGCTGTAGTGAGGATTGAACACATTAATATTTGTGAAGTCCCTGAAACATGTTTGTGTGCCATCGAATTAGTGTATACAAGTGCTGTGTAAATGTTT
Encoded proteins:
- the C8H15orf40 gene encoding UPF0235 protein C15orf40 homolog is translated as MLRLSGRLRQLLSRRGAGASARLASGAEMPKKAGATNKGKNQSEEPERPLPPPGAVAVDPKGCVTIAIRAKPGSKQNAVTDVTVEAVSVAIAAPPSEGEANAELCRYLSKVLELRKSDVVLDKGGKSREKVVKLLVSTTADEILEKLKQQVEKK